One Malania oleifera isolate guangnan ecotype guangnan chromosome 10, ASM2987363v1, whole genome shotgun sequence genomic region harbors:
- the LOC131165914 gene encoding bifunctional protein FolD 4, chloroplastic, with protein sequence MASMMMFTDCSSSTTARLLPLSTNRVIQSGFVRLRRLLLPLHLRPPSHASLSISTVHSTPSSSSRVTAAMAMDTSAKVIDGKSVAKQIRDEITAEISRMKDAIGVVPGLAVILVGDRKDSATYVRNKKKACESVGVNSYEVHLPEDSTEQEVLKFISDFNDDPSVHGILVQLPLPSHMNEQNILNAVTIEKDVDGFHPLNIGRLAMRGREPLFVPCTPKGCIELLHRYGIAIKGKRAVVIGRSNIVGMPAALLLQREDATVSIVHSRTKNPEEITSQADIIISAVGQPNMVKGNWIKPGAVIIDVGINAVEDAKSPRGYRLVGDVCYEEACKIASAVTPVPGGVGPMTIAMLLSNTLSSAKRIHNFL encoded by the exons ATGGCGTCGATGATGATGTTCACAGACTGTTCATCGTCCACCACTGCGCGTCTTCTGCCTCTCAGCACGAACAGAGTCATCCAAAGCGGCTTCGTCCGCCTCCGCCGCTTACTGCTTCCTCTCCATCTCCGCCCGCCAAGCCATGCCTCACTTTCAATCAGCACTGTTCATAGCACGCCCAGCTCGTCGTCCCGAGTCACCG CTGCCATGGCCATGGATACCTCTGCAAAGGTAATTGATGGAAAATCAGTTGCAAAGCAAATTAGAGATGAGATAACAGCTGAAATATCTAGGATGAAGGATGCGATTGGTGTTGTTCCAGGGCTAGCAGTAATCCTAGTTGGAGACAGAAAGGATTCTGCAACTTACGTACGGAACAAGAAAAAGGCTTGTGAATCTGTAGGAGTCAACTCTTATGAAGTGCATTTGCCGGAGGACTCCACAGAACAAGAGGTGCTCAAGTTTATTTCAGACTTCAATGACGATCCATCAGTCCATGGCATCCTTGTTCAGTTACCTCTGCCTTCA CATATGAATGAGCAGAACATCTTAAATGCTGTTACCATTGAGAAAGATGTGGATGGATTTCACCCATTGAACATTGGCCGCCTTGCCATGCGAGGCAGGGAACCCTTGTTTGTTCCATGTACACCTAAAGGCTGCATTGAGCTGTTGCATAGATATGGGATTGCTATCAAAGGAAAGAGGGCAGTTGTCATTGGCCGGAGCAACATTGTTGGAATGCCAGCTGCTCTTTTACTGCAA AGAGAAGATGCTACAGTAAGTATCGTGCATTCCAGAACCAAGAACCCTGAGGAAATCACGAGTCAAGCTGATATTATCATCTCGGCCGTAGGGCAACCAAACATGGTAAAGGGTAATTGGATAAAGCCTGGTGCAGTTATCATTGATGTTGGAATTAATGCAGTTGAG GATGCAAAAAGTCCTAGAGGTTACAGGTTGGTAGGAGATGTATGTTATGAGGAGGCTTGCAAGATTGCATCTGCTGTTACTCCTGTTCCTGGAGGTGTTGGTCCCATGACCATTGCAATGCTGCTTTCTAATACCCTCAGCTCAGCAAAGAGGATCCACAACTTCCTTTGA